One window of Candidatus Nitrospira kreftii genomic DNA carries:
- a CDS encoding hypothetical protein (conserved protein of unknown function): MVAMKQGPDRRTANEPSRGSSTWIAIVIALVFCAAVGTGYLAFKRQGLPTSFLAPQVFSSQPSEIPTDSQTKPISADVRLTREGIDLLLNTLDEATRRKDVDAVVRHITSDATITIHMKQGSQQQVALLTREEYRKTLAMAFAFPSANDFTRTTTTVSLAADEQSAKVSFKSAETLLQANREFKIEGEETLLFNIRNGKPMITSLEQTFPGDST, from the coding sequence ATGGTCGCTATGAAGCAGGGCCCCGATCGGAGGACGGCCAATGAACCCTCGCGTGGCTCCTCGACGTGGATCGCCATTGTCATCGCGCTCGTGTTCTGTGCCGCGGTCGGCACCGGATACCTGGCTTTCAAGAGACAGGGCTTGCCGACGAGTTTCTTGGCTCCTCAAGTGTTCAGCAGCCAACCCAGTGAGATTCCAACTGACTCCCAGACAAAACCGATTTCTGCTGATGTGAGGCTGACTCGTGAAGGAATCGATCTGTTGCTCAATACGCTCGACGAGGCCACTCGGCGAAAGGATGTCGATGCTGTCGTGCGCCACATTACCTCCGATGCCACCATTACCATTCACATGAAGCAAGGGTCACAACAACAAGTGGCCCTCTTGACCCGGGAAGAATATCGGAAGACGTTGGCCATGGCTTTTGCTTTCCCTAGCGCTAATGACTTCACTCGCACGACGACGACGGTCTCGTTAGCCGCGGATGAGCAAAGCGCGAAAGTGTCCTTTAAGTCGGCGGAGACACTTCTGCAAGCCAATCGAGAGTTCAAGATAGAGGGTGAGGAAACACTGCTCTTCAACATTCGCAATGGGAAGCCCATGATTACATCGTTGGAACAAACCTTCCCCGGTGATTCCACCTAG
- a CDS encoding glycine decarboxylase, PLP-dependent, subunit (protein P) of glycine cleavage complex has protein sequence MTIQNWLQPTDDFLPRHLGPSNADLQEMLATLGLHSLDTLADTAIPRDIRLNQPLGIPEREGEEAVLARLKGIASQNKVYRSLIGMGYYDCITPGVIQRNILENPAWYTQYTPYQAEISQGRLEALVNFQTMVADLTGLPLANASLLDEATAAAEAMAMCYAITRHAGQERNEFFMSRDCHPQTLAVLQTRAEPLGITIRSGVPSPDDCLRPKLCGLLLQYPATDGYVGDFSALVTQAHEAGVLVVVATDLLALTLLRSPGEFGADIAVGSTQRFGVPIGFGGPHAAFLATKEEYKRQVPGRLVGVSRDVTGKPAIRLSLQTREQHIRREKATSNICTAQVLLAVMAGMFAVYHGPDGLRRIAERIHGLTLLLAEGLRRLGFDVLPKVFFDTLRIPVSKTQADQIVARANEHGINFRHYEDGSIGMSLDEVSSQEEVHRLLQLFVGHDQLPFRLSDLAATIHPHYPAPLARTSPYLTHEVFHRYRSEHEMLRYLHRLQAKDLSLVHSMIPLGSCTMKLNATAEMLPVTWPEFARLHPYAPVEQTHGYQTLFRQLETWLAEIAGFAAFSLQPNAGSQGEYSGLMVIRAYHRSKGESHRDVCLIPVSAHGTNPASAAMVGMTVVVVACDRHGNVDVADLEAKAVQYRDRLSALMLTYPSTHGVFESSVRRICQIVHTHGGQVYIDGANMNAMVGLCRLGDIGADVCHLNLHKTFCIPHGGGGPGVGPIGVARHLMPFLPGHPVVKIGGPEAIGPVSAAPYGSPGILPISWVYIALMGRDGLTKATQVAILNANYMAKRLEKHYAILYRGDSGLVAHEFILDLRDFKESAGVEAMDVAKRLMDYGFHAPTVSFPVAGTLMIEPTESESKSELDRFCEALILIRAEIQDIVDGRQPRTNNLLKNAPHTAAIVTATEWNRSYSREQAAFPAAWVRHSKFWPSVSRIDEAYGDRHLVCSCPPIEDYQS, from the coding sequence ATGACGATCCAGAATTGGCTACAACCGACCGACGACTTTCTCCCTCGACACCTAGGACCTTCAAACGCTGATCTCCAGGAGATGCTGGCGACATTAGGCCTACACTCTCTCGATACGTTGGCGGATACAGCGATTCCTCGCGATATACGCCTCAATCAACCCCTCGGCATTCCTGAGAGAGAAGGCGAAGAAGCCGTCCTAGCACGACTGAAAGGGATCGCATCCCAAAATAAAGTCTATCGGTCACTGATCGGCATGGGCTACTACGACTGCATCACTCCTGGCGTGATTCAGCGCAACATACTAGAAAATCCGGCATGGTATACGCAATACACCCCCTATCAAGCCGAGATCTCACAAGGCCGCTTGGAGGCCCTCGTAAACTTTCAGACCATGGTGGCTGACCTGACCGGGCTGCCACTGGCGAATGCCTCCCTGTTGGATGAAGCAACTGCCGCAGCCGAAGCGATGGCAATGTGCTATGCGATCACTCGCCATGCCGGTCAGGAGCGAAATGAGTTTTTCATGTCCCGCGACTGCCACCCACAGACCTTGGCGGTGTTGCAGACCAGAGCGGAACCTCTGGGCATCACCATTCGAAGTGGCGTCCCGTCGCCGGATGATTGCCTGCGTCCGAAACTCTGCGGCCTATTGTTGCAATACCCTGCTACCGACGGGTATGTGGGCGACTTCAGCGCGTTGGTAACGCAAGCTCACGAGGCCGGCGTTCTGGTGGTGGTTGCGACCGATCTTCTTGCCCTGACCTTACTTCGCTCGCCGGGAGAATTCGGAGCCGATATTGCCGTCGGCTCGACACAACGGTTCGGCGTGCCGATCGGCTTCGGTGGACCACATGCGGCGTTTTTGGCCACCAAGGAAGAGTACAAGAGGCAAGTGCCGGGCCGACTTGTCGGCGTCTCAAGAGACGTGACGGGTAAACCGGCCATCAGGCTTTCGCTTCAAACGCGGGAACAACACATTCGACGAGAGAAAGCGACGAGCAATATCTGTACAGCTCAGGTCCTGCTGGCCGTGATGGCCGGCATGTTTGCGGTCTATCATGGGCCGGATGGGCTTCGTCGTATTGCCGAGCGTATCCACGGCCTTACGTTGCTTCTGGCTGAAGGTCTCCGTCGGCTCGGATTCGACGTTCTCCCGAAGGTTTTCTTTGACACCCTTCGGATTCCAGTCTCCAAAACCCAAGCGGATCAGATTGTTGCGCGGGCCAATGAACACGGGATCAATTTCCGGCACTACGAGGACGGTTCGATCGGAATGTCACTCGACGAGGTGAGTTCCCAAGAAGAAGTTCATCGCCTCCTGCAATTATTCGTCGGCCACGATCAATTACCGTTCCGTCTCTCCGATCTTGCTGCGACCATCCATCCTCACTACCCGGCCCCCTTGGCGAGAACAAGTCCGTATCTGACGCACGAGGTGTTCCATCGGTATCGCTCGGAACACGAGATGCTTCGCTATCTCCACAGATTACAAGCCAAGGATTTGTCGCTGGTGCACTCCATGATTCCGTTGGGATCATGCACGATGAAACTCAACGCAACCGCTGAAATGCTGCCGGTGACATGGCCGGAATTCGCGCGCCTACATCCGTATGCACCAGTTGAGCAAACGCATGGCTACCAGACCTTGTTCCGACAACTCGAAACGTGGCTGGCCGAGATTGCGGGGTTCGCGGCCTTCTCGCTCCAACCGAATGCGGGGTCTCAGGGCGAATATTCTGGCCTCATGGTCATACGGGCATACCATCGGTCGAAGGGCGAGTCTCACCGAGACGTGTGTTTGATTCCTGTATCGGCCCACGGTACCAATCCCGCTAGCGCTGCCATGGTTGGAATGACGGTCGTCGTCGTCGCCTGCGATCGGCACGGAAACGTCGATGTCGCTGATCTGGAAGCCAAGGCTGTTCAATATCGAGACCGGCTGTCGGCCCTCATGCTCACCTACCCCTCCACCCACGGAGTGTTTGAATCCAGCGTGCGGCGTATCTGCCAGATTGTTCATACCCACGGCGGACAGGTCTATATCGATGGGGCCAATATGAACGCTATGGTCGGCCTCTGCCGTCTGGGCGACATCGGGGCTGACGTCTGCCATCTCAACCTCCATAAGACGTTCTGTATCCCCCATGGAGGGGGAGGCCCGGGCGTAGGACCGATTGGAGTCGCACGGCATCTCATGCCTTTTCTACCAGGACATCCCGTGGTCAAGATCGGGGGACCCGAAGCCATCGGTCCGGTCTCGGCGGCTCCATACGGGAGTCCGGGCATTCTGCCGATCTCCTGGGTGTACATCGCCCTGATGGGTCGTGATGGGTTGACCAAAGCCACACAGGTGGCCATTCTCAATGCCAACTACATGGCCAAGCGACTGGAAAAACATTACGCAATTCTCTACCGGGGAGACTCTGGTTTGGTGGCTCATGAGTTCATTCTGGATCTGCGCGACTTTAAGGAGAGCGCCGGCGTTGAAGCGATGGATGTCGCCAAGCGATTGATGGACTACGGCTTCCATGCGCCGACCGTGTCGTTCCCTGTGGCCGGTACGCTCATGATCGAACCGACGGAAAGCGAATCCAAAAGTGAGCTCGATCGGTTCTGCGAGGCGCTTATTCTCATCCGTGCCGAGATTCAAGACATTGTCGACGGACGCCAACCCCGGACGAACAATCTGCTCAAGAACGCGCCACATACCGCCGCCATCGTGACGGCGACTGAGTGGAACCGCTCCTATAGCCGTGAGCAGGCGGCGTTTCCAGCAGCCTGGGTAAGACACAGTAAATTTTGGCCGAGCGTGAGCCGCATTGACGAGGCCTATGGGGATCGCCATCTCGTGTGCAGCTGTCCGCCAATCGAAGACTATCAGTCCTAA
- a CDS encoding Aminotransferase class V, which produces MSDIDRRGFLVRTGLALTAAVLAEACSHTLASQPAPQPKFTNWEDLRTQFALSPRLIHLAAFFLASHPTPVRKAIERHRDGLDADPIGYWFEQEDKQEAKVLRAAADYLNADPTDIALTDSTTMGLGLLYGGLQLRRGQEILTTTHDHYSTEVSLRLRAERTGATVRQSPLYRALKTVTRDEIVESLRKGISPATRIVAVTWVHSSTGLKLPIHDMALAIQSINRSRDEQDRIIFCVDGLHGLGVEDFSVSELGCDFLVAGTHKWMFGPRGTGLVWGHPKAWPMTQATIPTFSGQAYELWMENKSSKDLPPSVHMTPGGFHSFEHRWALDEAFKFHQTIGKSRVAERISALNQQLKQGLASMRHVTLHTPMSQDLSAGIVCFDVDGIEPRAVVEKLRQRSIVGSVTPYATKYVRLAPSLINSPKEIETTLEEIRKLRMA; this is translated from the coding sequence ATGAGCGACATCGACCGTCGGGGCTTTCTGGTGCGTACGGGCTTGGCCCTGACCGCGGCCGTTCTGGCGGAAGCCTGTTCTCACACCTTGGCCTCTCAACCAGCTCCACAGCCCAAGTTCACAAACTGGGAAGACCTACGCACACAGTTTGCACTCTCCCCTCGTCTCATCCATCTCGCGGCGTTCTTCCTTGCATCCCATCCCACGCCGGTGCGTAAAGCCATCGAGCGACATCGCGACGGGTTGGATGCTGATCCTATCGGATATTGGTTTGAACAGGAGGACAAACAAGAGGCAAAGGTCCTTCGGGCAGCCGCTGATTATCTCAATGCCGACCCCACCGACATCGCCTTGACCGACAGCACCACGATGGGCCTCGGACTGCTCTATGGAGGGTTACAGCTTCGACGCGGCCAAGAAATCCTGACCACAACACACGACCACTATTCGACAGAAGTCTCTTTGCGCCTCCGTGCGGAACGCACGGGCGCCACAGTACGTCAAAGCCCCCTCTATCGTGCCCTCAAGACCGTCACGCGCGACGAAATCGTCGAGTCCCTGCGCAAGGGCATCTCGCCCGCCACACGTATCGTGGCGGTCACCTGGGTTCACTCCAGCACAGGGTTGAAACTGCCGATCCACGACATGGCGTTGGCCATCCAATCCATCAATCGCTCGCGGGATGAGCAGGACCGGATCATCTTCTGTGTGGACGGACTCCATGGCTTGGGGGTGGAAGATTTCAGCGTGAGCGAGCTGGGTTGCGATTTCCTGGTTGCGGGAACCCACAAGTGGATGTTCGGCCCACGAGGAACCGGTCTTGTCTGGGGACACCCAAAGGCCTGGCCAATGACCCAGGCCACTATTCCAACGTTTAGTGGGCAAGCCTATGAGCTCTGGATGGAAAACAAATCGTCAAAGGACCTCCCTCCATCGGTCCACATGACACCGGGAGGGTTCCATTCGTTTGAGCATCGCTGGGCGCTGGATGAAGCGTTCAAATTTCATCAAACCATAGGGAAGTCCAGAGTGGCAGAACGCATCTCTGCATTGAACCAGCAATTGAAACAGGGATTAGCATCAATGCGTCATGTGACCCTTCATACGCCGATGTCCCAGGATCTCTCGGCGGGAATCGTCTGTTTCGACGTGGACGGCATAGAGCCTCGCGCAGTGGTGGAAAAGCTCCGTCAGCGCAGCATCGTCGGCAGCGTCACTCCCTACGCAACCAAGTATGTCCGGCTCGCGCCAAGTCTCATCAATTCGCCGAAGGAAATTGAGACAACGCTGGAAGAGATCCGAAAGCTGCGCATGGCCTAG
- a CDS encoding Ribonuclease VapC32 — protein MPTLVDTSVWIDHFRSDSPVLRRLLDDDLVLCHPLVIGELACGNMKRRSEVLGSLTVLPTTPTIEYEEVLMFIETHKLFGQGLGWIDAHLLASAVLGHVTLWTLDQSLRTAAKKLRCHFE, from the coding sequence ATGCCCACCCTAGTCGATACGTCCGTGTGGATCGATCATTTTCGATCCGACTCTCCCGTGCTCCGACGCTTGCTGGATGACGATCTGGTCCTCTGTCACCCGCTCGTTATCGGGGAGTTAGCGTGCGGCAATATGAAACGTCGATCTGAAGTCCTCGGCTCTCTGACGGTGCTCCCAACCACGCCGACCATCGAGTATGAAGAGGTGCTCATGTTTATCGAGACCCACAAGCTCTTCGGGCAGGGGTTAGGGTGGATCGATGCCCATCTCCTCGCGTCGGCCGTGCTTGGGCACGTGACACTCTGGACCCTCGATCAGTCCTTGCGGACTGCCGCGAAGAAACTGCGCTGTCACTTTGAGTGA
- a CDS encoding Antitoxin VapB32 has protein sequence MPQSCILMHMRTTLNIDDQLLKRAGQLTGVHEKTQLVRLGLEALISREAAKRLARLGGSDPQLKEIRRRRSA, from the coding sequence ATGCCTCAGTCATGCATATTGATGCATATGCGCACGACACTCAACATCGACGATCAGCTCCTCAAGCGCGCAGGCCAACTCACCGGTGTTCACGAAAAAACACAGCTCGTGCGCTTGGGACTTGAGGCTCTCATTTCGCGCGAAGCCGCCAAGCGGCTCGCTCGGCTGGGAGGCAGCGACCCTCAGCTCAAAGAGATCCGCCGCCGCCGGTCTGCCTAG
- a CDS encoding hypothetical protein (conserved protein of unknown function) — translation MSKILISYRREDSADVTGRIYDRLIQVFPQSVFRDVDSIPLGVDFRTYLDEQVAKCDVFLAVIGRDWLRGKGRKGKSRLEDSGDFVRIEIESALKRQVPVIPVLVQGAKIPAAERLPVSIQALSYRNGIVVRPDPDFHKDMDRLIGHLKQKERRQNITTTPVDMVKVPKGPFLYGDGKTREVIDYDYWIDQYPVTNEKYRAFIEAGGYKNQQYWSDDGWQWKTKNNVTSPIYWNASTWNKADHPVVGVSYYEAEAYANWAGRRLPTEQEWEKAARGEDGRLYPWGEEFDKDRCNSTGSRIGHTTAVNQYPNGVSPYGSYDMAGNVWEWCASWYDESQSQRVFRGGSWSNLPVALRASYRYRFPTDSRLDSLGFRLVQDLP, via the coding sequence ATGAGCAAGATTTTGATTTCGTATCGTCGCGAAGATAGTGCCGATGTGACTGGTCGGATTTACGACCGGCTTATTCAGGTGTTTCCGCAGTCGGTCTTTCGCGATGTGGATTCCATCCCCCTGGGCGTCGACTTTCGGACCTATCTGGACGAACAGGTGGCGAAGTGCGACGTGTTCCTCGCGGTGATCGGTCGAGATTGGCTCAGGGGAAAAGGCCGCAAAGGAAAGTCCAGACTTGAAGACTCTGGCGATTTCGTACGGATTGAAATCGAGTCGGCACTAAAACGGCAGGTTCCTGTTATTCCCGTGCTGGTCCAAGGTGCAAAAATTCCAGCGGCGGAACGTCTTCCTGTCAGCATCCAAGCCTTGTCATATCGAAACGGGATTGTCGTACGCCCTGATCCTGATTTTCATAAAGACATGGATCGGTTGATTGGGCATCTGAAGCAAAAGGAAAGAAGACAGAACATCACGACCACTCCAGTGGACATGGTGAAAGTACCGAAAGGGCCATTCCTGTATGGTGACGGAAAAACTCGTGAGGTGATCGACTATGACTATTGGATCGATCAGTACCCCGTGACCAATGAGAAGTATCGAGCCTTCATAGAGGCAGGTGGCTATAAGAACCAGCAGTACTGGTCAGATGATGGGTGGCAGTGGAAGACCAAAAACAACGTCACAAGCCCTATTTACTGGAATGCCTCGACATGGAACAAAGCAGATCATCCTGTTGTCGGCGTGAGCTACTACGAGGCGGAAGCTTACGCCAACTGGGCCGGAAGGCGTCTTCCGACAGAGCAGGAGTGGGAAAAGGCGGCACGAGGCGAAGATGGGCGTCTCTATCCTTGGGGCGAGGAGTTCGACAAGGATCGATGTAACAGTACAGGGTCTCGTATCGGTCATACGACCGCAGTCAACCAGTATCCTAATGGCGTTAGTCCGTACGGCAGTTACGACATGGCGGGCAATGTCTGGGAATGGTGCGCAAGTTGGTATGACGAAAGCCAGAGCCAGCGCGTGTTCCGTGGTGGCTCCTGGAGCAACCTTCCGGTGGCCCTGCGTGCATCCTACCGGTACAGGTTCCCCACCGACTCCCGGCTCGACTCCCTGGGCTTCCGTCTTGTTCAAGACCTTCCGTAA